A region of Myxococcus stipitatus DSM 14675 DNA encodes the following proteins:
- a CDS encoding adenylate/guanylate cyclase domain-containing protein produces MSQVPAPFAPKSGQLRGPRLTGRFADGTLGEFPLGPLTSLGRHPSNTLRLVDREVSKEHATIERVGKEFVLKDLGSSNGTFVNGKRVKELRLRDGDEIALGGSRLIFHSGDPAVNPNAPTAPGVTVVAQSVSMPAFLAQMDQVPQNFRPVEQMTDGEALRRDYEKLRIAHEFHRQVGLQGTQTGLFEQILKVAFQLLAADHGVILKVAGDGEFIPAAVHHRTGKPVNVMLSDTVLKRVVETGKAVLTADAIIDERFSAAESIVAQGIRSAMAVPLMVNSKIQAVLFLDSRQQINAFSEKDLNILSGIASQASIALENAALGEQIRAEAVTRAELSRFLSKAVADAVISGETEDLRQSRLAEVSCLFADIRGFTTISENESPQEVVSMLNMFFSSMADVVFRYEGNLDKFIGDCVMAVWGPPLSHPDDAARALRAALEMQDAVEGINRQRVEAGKAPIEVGIGINTGQAVVGYMGSAERHEFTAIGDTVNTASRLCGMAKSGEVLASETTVRKAGAGFDVEELPALTVKGKEKAVPTYRVHGVEYTTAASPRRA; encoded by the coding sequence GTGAGCCAGGTTCCCGCCCCATTCGCCCCGAAATCCGGGCAGCTTCGAGGCCCCCGACTGACCGGGCGCTTCGCGGACGGCACTCTGGGGGAGTTCCCCCTGGGGCCGCTGACGTCGCTCGGCCGGCATCCGTCCAACACGCTGCGCCTGGTCGACCGGGAGGTCTCCAAGGAGCACGCGACCATCGAGCGGGTCGGCAAGGAGTTCGTCCTCAAGGACCTGGGGTCCTCCAACGGGACGTTCGTCAACGGCAAGCGGGTGAAGGAGCTGCGGCTGCGGGACGGGGACGAGATTGCCCTGGGAGGCTCGCGGCTCATCTTCCACAGCGGCGACCCCGCGGTGAACCCCAACGCGCCCACCGCGCCGGGGGTGACGGTGGTGGCTCAGTCGGTGTCCATGCCCGCCTTCCTGGCGCAGATGGACCAGGTGCCGCAAAACTTCCGCCCCGTCGAGCAGATGACGGACGGGGAGGCGCTGCGCCGCGACTACGAGAAGCTGCGCATCGCGCACGAGTTCCACCGGCAGGTGGGCTTGCAGGGCACCCAGACGGGCCTGTTCGAGCAGATCCTCAAGGTCGCCTTCCAGCTCCTGGCCGCGGACCACGGCGTCATCCTGAAGGTCGCCGGGGATGGGGAGTTCATCCCGGCGGCGGTGCACCACCGCACGGGCAAGCCGGTCAACGTGATGCTCTCCGACACCGTGCTCAAGCGCGTGGTGGAGACGGGCAAGGCGGTGCTGACTGCGGACGCCATCATCGACGAGCGCTTCTCCGCGGCGGAGAGCATCGTCGCGCAGGGCATCCGCTCCGCCATGGCCGTGCCGCTGATGGTGAACTCGAAGATCCAGGCGGTGCTGTTCCTGGACAGCCGCCAGCAGATCAACGCGTTCTCGGAGAAGGACCTGAACATCCTCTCCGGCATCGCCTCGCAGGCGAGCATCGCGCTGGAGAACGCCGCGCTGGGTGAGCAGATCCGCGCGGAGGCCGTCACGCGCGCGGAGCTGAGCCGCTTCCTGTCCAAGGCGGTGGCGGACGCGGTGATCTCCGGCGAGACGGAGGACCTGCGACAGAGCCGGTTGGCGGAGGTGAGCTGCCTGTTCGCGGACATCCGAGGCTTCACCACCATCTCCGAGAACGAGTCGCCGCAGGAAGTCGTCTCCATGCTGAACATGTTCTTCTCGTCGATGGCGGACGTGGTGTTCCGCTACGAGGGGAACCTGGACAAGTTCATCGGCGACTGCGTGATGGCGGTATGGGGCCCGCCGCTCTCGCACCCGGACGACGCGGCGCGGGCGCTGCGCGCGGCGCTGGAGATGCAGGACGCGGTGGAGGGCATCAACCGCCAGCGCGTGGAGGCGGGCAAGGCGCCCATCGAGGTGGGCATCGGCATCAACACGGGTCAGGCGGTTGTCGGCTACATGGGCAGCGCGGAGCGGCACGAGTTCACGGCCATTGGCGACACGGTGAACACGGCCTCGCGGCTGTGCGGCATGGCCAAGAGCGGTGAGGTGCTCGCGTCCGAGACGACGGTGCGCAAGGCCGGTGCGGGCTTCGACGTGGAGGAGCTGCCGGCGCTCACCGTCAAGGGCAAGGAGAAGGCGGTTCCGACCTACCGAGTCCATGGCGTGGAATACACGACCGCCGCTTCCCCGCGCCGCGCATGA
- a CDS encoding serine/threonine-protein kinase has translation MTTTQECPNCGTQHDTRVYVSGQKLTCRCGIRFEVRRQDGGSARPGTQNASSISRDIGSNTTFAPHRTRDEHTRDTVVPGLREDEHISSAPYANGGALRDATQPPPSRDSREAVQDSGPGNSKVGQGSGMRSSGVSRSGVVPGNPSTGVPGDEGGAVSEASPERSSDNTAAGPSAAEAGVSVAGHTELAGGSSPTFVSGGIASPSGVQLPGVAVGGESSSHGGSAGSASGREDASARADALPGVPMPEGDSREVPGGGEGPSGVALPSSASRMDEPVGATLVRSAVPTGRGQADSDMDVHAVETFVAAARVSLPGFELQEMLGRGGMGEVWLARQTSLGRTVAVKLLPPKLAKDPEFVARFEKEATALAALNHPNIVQIIDRGVAGEHYYFVMEFVEGRSLREAISASALTPQQGLKLLLQAARAIECAHDKDIIHRDLKPENILLDGRGNVKVADFGLAGIRQSESRLQLTATAVAMGTLNYMAPEQRRDAKNVDGRADLFSLGVVLYEVLTGELPLGRFKLPSQRVPGLDPRVDLVVERLLETDPEARYAKAGDLCAALEVMISTSSVPGGLAAGLITDRQPRTRRRSASQLARRFRTGWRGMRAGLTVVGAAALIGIVAKLVPVSVHVGKDDNVVIGTQGVKVRTGTKAWPPNTYREAFATANLVESKTPEGESRFEVSFDDKGTEELNLHSGDWKLQDGQLRAWQGGQDAGGRRLVPRAYVAHRYFAADNFDAQVVMDVKPLGKEYPEEPDAQHYGELSFRIKDLQVSAFAIPEVGMRLAWRYFTEDGQEVVGNSAQDTDGLVEDEMPLPTTGPYVVRLKLSPMKGGVVLAEGFLGRQRFARKLLPGLAHRVGKVAVGCRNLACTFDDLKVRGQLEARPPRKVASGQEQ, from the coding sequence ATGACGACGACCCAGGAGTGTCCCAACTGCGGGACCCAGCACGACACCCGGGTCTACGTCAGCGGCCAGAAGTTGACGTGCCGCTGCGGCATCCGGTTCGAGGTGCGCCGCCAGGACGGGGGCAGCGCGCGGCCGGGGACGCAGAACGCCTCGTCGATTTCGAGGGACATCGGGTCGAACACGACGTTCGCGCCGCATCGCACGCGAGACGAGCACACGCGAGACACCGTGGTGCCGGGGCTGCGCGAGGATGAGCACATCTCGAGTGCGCCCTACGCCAATGGCGGGGCGCTCCGGGATGCCACCCAGCCGCCGCCGTCGCGGGACTCGCGTGAGGCCGTGCAGGACTCAGGGCCGGGCAATTCGAAGGTGGGGCAGGGGAGTGGCATGCGGTCGAGTGGTGTGTCGCGCTCGGGAGTGGTGCCGGGCAACCCGTCGACGGGAGTCCCGGGCGACGAGGGTGGCGCGGTGAGCGAGGCTTCGCCGGAGCGGTCGTCCGACAACACCGCCGCCGGACCTTCGGCGGCCGAAGCGGGCGTCAGCGTCGCCGGGCACACGGAGCTGGCGGGTGGAAGCTCGCCGACGTTCGTCTCGGGGGGCATTGCCTCTCCGAGCGGCGTCCAGCTCCCGGGGGTCGCGGTGGGCGGCGAGTCGTCGAGTCATGGCGGGAGCGCGGGCTCGGCGTCGGGGCGGGAGGACGCGTCCGCGCGCGCGGACGCGCTGCCAGGAGTTCCCATGCCGGAAGGCGATTCGAGGGAGGTCCCCGGTGGCGGGGAGGGGCCGAGTGGCGTGGCCCTGCCCTCGTCGGCCTCGCGCATGGACGAGCCCGTGGGGGCGACGCTGGTGCGCTCCGCGGTGCCCACGGGGCGCGGCCAGGCGGACTCGGACATGGACGTGCACGCCGTGGAGACCTTCGTGGCGGCGGCCCGGGTGTCGCTGCCCGGGTTCGAGCTCCAGGAGATGCTGGGGCGCGGTGGCATGGGCGAGGTGTGGCTCGCGCGCCAGACGTCGCTCGGGCGCACGGTGGCGGTGAAGCTCCTGCCGCCGAAGCTGGCGAAGGACCCGGAGTTCGTCGCGCGGTTCGAGAAGGAGGCCACGGCGCTCGCCGCCCTCAATCACCCGAACATCGTGCAGATCATCGACCGCGGCGTCGCGGGCGAGCACTACTACTTCGTGATGGAGTTCGTGGAGGGGCGCTCGCTGCGCGAGGCCATCTCCGCGAGCGCGCTCACGCCGCAGCAGGGCCTGAAGCTGCTGCTCCAGGCCGCGCGCGCCATCGAGTGCGCGCACGACAAGGACATCATCCACCGCGACCTCAAGCCGGAGAACATCCTCCTGGACGGGCGCGGCAACGTGAAGGTGGCGGACTTCGGACTTGCGGGCATTCGCCAGTCGGAGTCCCGGCTGCAGCTCACCGCGACGGCGGTGGCCATGGGCACGCTGAACTACATGGCCCCGGAGCAGCGGCGCGACGCGAAGAACGTCGACGGCCGCGCGGACCTGTTCTCGCTGGGCGTGGTGCTCTACGAGGTGCTCACCGGAGAGCTGCCGTTGGGGCGCTTCAAGCTGCCCTCGCAGCGCGTTCCGGGGCTGGACCCTCGTGTGGACCTGGTGGTGGAGCGTCTCCTGGAGACAGACCCCGAGGCCCGCTACGCGAAGGCGGGGGACCTCTGCGCGGCCCTGGAGGTGATGATCTCCACGTCGTCCGTGCCCGGGGGCTTGGCGGCGGGGCTCATCACGGATCGCCAGCCTCGGACGAGGCGCAGGTCCGCGAGCCAGCTGGCGCGCCGCTTCCGCACGGGCTGGCGCGGCATGCGCGCGGGCTTGACGGTCGTCGGCGCGGCGGCGCTGATTGGCATCGTGGCCAAGCTGGTGCCGGTGAGTGTGCACGTCGGCAAGGACGACAACGTCGTCATCGGCACCCAGGGCGTGAAGGTCCGCACGGGCACGAAGGCGTGGCCGCCGAACACGTACCGTGAGGCCTTCGCCACGGCGAACCTGGTGGAGTCGAAGACGCCGGAGGGCGAGTCCCGCTTCGAGGTCTCCTTCGACGACAAGGGCACCGAGGAACTCAACCTCCACAGCGGTGACTGGAAGCTCCAGGACGGCCAACTGCGCGCGTGGCAGGGCGGACAGGACGCGGGGGGACGGCGGCTGGTGCCTCGCGCCTATGTGGCGCACCGCTACTTCGCGGCCGACAACTTCGACGCGCAGGTGGTGATGGACGTCAAGCCGCTCGGGAAGGAGTACCCCGAGGAGCCAGACGCGCAGCACTACGGCGAGCTGTCCTTCCGCATCAAGGACCTCCAGGTGTCGGCCTTCGCCATCCCCGAGGTGGGCATGCGCCTGGCGTGGCGCTACTTCACGGAGGATGGGCAGGAGGTCGTCGGCAACAGCGCCCAGGACACCGACGGGCTCGTCGAGGACGAGATGCCGTTGCCCACGACGGGGCCGTATGTGGTGCGTCTGAAGCTGAGTCCGATGAAGGGCGGCGTCGTGCTGGCGGAAGGCTTCCTGGGCCGGCAGCGCTTCGCTCGGAAGCTGTTGCCGGGCCTGGCCCACCGCGTGGGCAAGGTGGCGGTGGGCTGCCGCAACCTCGCCTGCACCTTCGATGACTTGAAGGTGCGGGGCCAACTGGAAGCCCGTCCCCCGCGCAAGGTGGCCTCCGGCCAGGAGCAGTAG
- a CDS encoding sigma-54-dependent Fis family transcriptional regulator produces MPGECYGDASAFILPPLPTMSSAPDVPQVLLPLGGLVGREVDLDAFLQSLMDRIAATMQADRGTLWLLDPARRELFSRAAHLPEVSQIRVKLGQGVAGTVAQLGQPINVPDPRGEHRFFADIDRMTGYRTNSLLAVPLRDVDGALYGVLQVLNRRGGERFTSEDTQRLDAIAAQVSTALQSTSLYQELQRAKDQPQAPVGYFFNRIIGESPQLQAIYRLVRKAAPTDATVLLRGESGSGKELFARAVHVNGPRRDKPFIKVDCAALPATLIENELFGHEKGAFTGADHRMPGKFEAADNGTVFIDEIGELPLPVQGKLLRVLQDREFERVGGTQAIKVDVRIVAATHRDLARMVAEGRFREDLYYRIKVVEVVLPPLRERGAEDIERLARHFVATAARRHRLPTPRLSAPALERLKRYRWPGNVRELENCIESAVVLCEGEILEEHLPLPDMDRLAPTASPEPPRMPAVPEALLQPLAEVERLHILRVLDAVKGNRTAAAKVLEIGRNTLARKLKEYGLGDEA; encoded by the coding sequence ATGCCAGGTGAATGCTATGGTGACGCTTCGGCCTTCATCCTCCCGCCCCTGCCCACCATGTCCTCAGCTCCGGATGTTCCCCAGGTCCTGCTCCCGCTCGGAGGGCTCGTCGGGCGGGAGGTGGACCTCGACGCCTTCCTCCAGAGCTTGATGGACCGCATCGCGGCCACCATGCAGGCGGACCGTGGAACGTTGTGGCTGTTGGACCCGGCGCGCCGCGAGCTGTTCAGCCGCGCGGCCCACCTGCCGGAGGTGTCTCAGATTCGCGTCAAGCTGGGCCAGGGCGTCGCGGGCACCGTGGCCCAGCTGGGCCAGCCCATCAACGTGCCGGACCCGCGGGGCGAGCATCGCTTCTTCGCGGACATCGACCGCATGACGGGCTACCGCACCAACAGCCTGCTCGCGGTGCCGCTGCGCGACGTGGACGGCGCCCTGTACGGCGTGCTCCAGGTGCTCAACCGCCGAGGCGGCGAGCGCTTCACGTCCGAGGACACGCAGCGGCTCGATGCGATCGCCGCGCAGGTGAGCACCGCGCTCCAGAGCACCAGCCTCTATCAGGAGCTCCAGCGCGCGAAGGACCAGCCGCAAGCCCCCGTGGGCTACTTCTTCAACCGCATCATCGGCGAGTCCCCTCAGCTCCAGGCCATCTACCGGCTGGTGCGAAAGGCGGCGCCGACGGATGCCACGGTGCTGCTGCGCGGCGAGAGCGGCAGCGGCAAGGAGCTGTTCGCGCGCGCGGTCCACGTCAACGGCCCCCGGCGCGACAAGCCCTTCATCAAGGTCGACTGCGCCGCGCTGCCCGCGACGCTCATCGAGAACGAGCTGTTCGGCCACGAGAAGGGCGCCTTCACCGGCGCGGACCATCGGATGCCCGGCAAGTTCGAGGCGGCCGACAACGGCACCGTGTTCATCGACGAGATTGGTGAGCTGCCGCTGCCGGTGCAGGGCAAGCTCCTGCGCGTGCTCCAGGACCGCGAGTTCGAGCGCGTGGGTGGCACACAGGCCATCAAGGTGGACGTGCGCATCGTCGCGGCCACGCACCGGGACCTGGCCCGCATGGTGGCGGAGGGACGCTTCCGCGAGGACCTCTACTACCGCATCAAGGTCGTCGAGGTGGTGCTCCCCCCGCTGCGGGAGCGCGGCGCGGAGGACATCGAGCGGCTGGCCCGGCACTTCGTCGCCACGGCGGCTCGCAGGCATCGGCTCCCGACGCCCCGACTCAGCGCTCCCGCCCTGGAGCGGCTCAAGCGCTACCGGTGGCCGGGCAACGTCCGGGAATTGGAGAACTGCATCGAGAGCGCGGTGGTGCTGTGCGAGGGGGAGATTCTCGAGGAGCACCTGCCCCTCCCCGACATGGACCGCCTGGCCCCCACGGCCTCTCCGGAGCCGCCTCGCATGCCGGCCGTCCCGGAGGCACTGCTGCAACCCCTGGCGGAGGTGGAGCGCCTGCACATCCTGCGCGTCCTGGACGCCGTGAAGGGCAACCGCACCGCCGCCGCGAAGGTGCTGGAGATTGGCCGCAACACCCTGGCCCGGAAGCTCAAGGAGTACGGCCTGGGCGACGAGGCGTGA
- a CDS encoding MBL fold metallo-hydrolase, with protein sequence MEVRYYGVRGSIAVSGSRIGGNTACVEVTSQGHRLIFDAGTGIRALGESMMREATPHKVAMFFSHLHWDHVQGFPFFTPAYLPTSELTLYGPGANGAQGLQSELAAQMQPPHFPVPLSIMRSRMDFLSALHGKTVEVGPFKVTPIDVPHPQGCLAYRVEADGHSFVYATDVELRMEDIAPDVARMLEGADVLCLDAQYTPEEYDGRRGIPKKGWGHSTMMDAAGVAKAVGARRLCLFHHDPAHSDEVLEDMAEQARSIFPVCEPAREGQRLLLGRAA encoded by the coding sequence ATGGAAGTCCGGTACTACGGCGTTCGGGGAAGCATCGCGGTCTCGGGCTCGCGCATCGGTGGGAACACGGCGTGCGTGGAGGTGACGAGCCAGGGCCACCGGCTCATCTTCGACGCGGGCACGGGCATCCGCGCGCTGGGCGAGTCGATGATGCGCGAGGCCACGCCGCACAAGGTCGCGATGTTCTTCTCGCACCTGCACTGGGACCACGTGCAGGGCTTCCCCTTCTTCACGCCCGCGTACCTGCCCACCTCCGAGCTGACGCTGTACGGCCCGGGGGCCAACGGCGCGCAGGGACTCCAGTCGGAGCTGGCGGCGCAGATGCAGCCTCCGCACTTCCCGGTGCCGCTGAGCATCATGCGCTCGCGCATGGACTTCCTGTCGGCGCTGCACGGCAAGACGGTGGAGGTGGGCCCGTTCAAGGTGACGCCCATCGACGTGCCCCACCCGCAGGGGTGTCTGGCGTATCGCGTGGAGGCGGATGGTCACTCGTTCGTCTACGCCACCGACGTGGAGCTGCGGATGGAGGACATCGCGCCGGACGTCGCGCGGATGCTCGAGGGTGCGGACGTGCTGTGCCTGGATGCGCAGTACACGCCGGAGGAGTACGACGGCCGCCGGGGCATCCCGAAGAAGGGCTGGGGTCACTCGACGATGATGGACGCGGCGGGCGTGGCGAAGGCGGTGGGTGCGCGCCGACTGTGCCTGTTCCACCATGACCCGGCGCACTCGGACGAGGTGCTGGAGGACATGGCCGAGCAGGCCCGCTCCATCTTCCCCGTGTGCGAGCCGGCGCGCGAAGGCCAGCGCCTGCTGCTGGGCCGCGCGGCCTGA
- a CDS encoding ParA family protein — protein MALIAFCTIKGGVGKTTLCAHVASALADAGKRVLLLDLDPQAHASLVLGLESREGPCVAEALGPRPKYRMDEVVVASPKRPTLFIAPAAPRMAALERELFQWGHRLQALPRALKTLSWTPDVILVDTPPSIGAYTEAVLAHSDLVVAPVPTGAFALQGLGEIETAWRDVREQQGGALVAVVNLWDRRTTATNEAMEEALKDSTVPVLRARIPRSESINQAGLGYEVVFDTSPAAPGVEELRALAQELAKRVGLR, from the coding sequence ATGGCGTTGATTGCGTTCTGCACCATCAAGGGAGGCGTGGGGAAGACCACGCTGTGCGCGCACGTGGCGTCGGCGTTGGCGGACGCCGGGAAGCGGGTGCTGCTCCTGGACCTGGACCCGCAGGCGCACGCGTCGCTCGTGCTGGGGCTGGAGAGCCGTGAGGGCCCGTGTGTCGCGGAAGCGCTGGGGCCTCGGCCGAAGTACCGGATGGATGAGGTGGTGGTGGCGTCGCCCAAGCGGCCCACGCTGTTCATCGCCCCGGCGGCGCCGCGCATGGCGGCGTTGGAGCGAGAGCTCTTCCAGTGGGGCCACCGGCTCCAGGCCCTCCCTCGGGCGTTGAAGACCTTGAGCTGGACCCCGGACGTCATCCTCGTGGACACGCCGCCGAGCATCGGCGCGTACACGGAGGCGGTGCTGGCGCACTCGGACCTGGTCGTCGCGCCCGTTCCCACGGGGGCCTTCGCGCTCCAGGGGCTGGGAGAAATCGAGACGGCCTGGCGCGACGTGCGCGAGCAGCAGGGCGGCGCGCTGGTGGCGGTGGTGAACCTGTGGGACCGGCGCACCACGGCGACGAACGAGGCGATGGAGGAGGCGCTGAAGGACTCCACCGTGCCGGTGCTGCGCGCGAGGATCCCGCGCTCGGAGTCCATCAACCAGGCGGGGCTGGGCTACGAGGTCGTCTTCGACACGAGCCCCGCGGCGCCCGGCGTGGAGGAGCTGCGGGCGCTGGCGCAGGAGTTGGCGAAGCGCGTGGGCCTGCGCTGA
- the rnk gene encoding nucleoside diphosphate kinase regulator gives MTSEQSLIVTETDLERLRQVIDHHGGGRLAELADMLDAELSRAKVVRSETVPPSVVTMNSTVLFEDEQTGEQRQVTLVYPRDANTDDGRISVLAPIGSALIGLSVGQSIAWPLPGGRTKRLRIVAVPYQPEAAGQFHI, from the coding sequence ATGACCAGCGAGCAGTCCCTCATCGTGACTGAGACCGACTTGGAGCGTCTGCGCCAGGTCATCGACCACCATGGAGGGGGCCGATTGGCCGAGCTCGCGGACATGCTTGACGCGGAACTGTCCCGGGCCAAGGTCGTTCGCTCGGAGACAGTCCCCCCCAGCGTGGTGACGATGAACAGCACCGTCCTCTTCGAGGACGAGCAGACGGGTGAGCAGCGGCAGGTGACGCTCGTCTACCCGCGCGACGCGAACACCGACGATGGCCGCATCTCCGTGCTGGCCCCCATCGGCAGCGCCTTGATTGGCCTGTCCGTCGGTCAGTCCATCGCCTGGCCGCTGCCGGGTGGCCGCACCAAGCGGCTGCGCATCGTCGCGGTGCCCTACCAGCCCGAGGCCGCGGGCCAGTTCCACATCTGA
- a CDS encoding ELWxxDGT repeat protein: MNLPLVPCSLCMTLLVSSLCCGSEGSPEASGAKLGGSEDTMSAPYPIDDIAGGRLSAGPHSLTDVGGVLFFAASDRTRGTELFKSDGSDEGTRLVQDVRPGPLGSEPRELTALGNTLFFVANDGVHGEELWRSEGKPSNTRLVMDLRPGRKGSSPESLTVLGQQLFFLANDGHSGTELWRTDGTPEGTTRVKDIDPGPPGATPSFLTPANGLLYFFVDRTLWRSDGTPEGTTAVQEIHAPPGLGVRPRALAVAGSHLFFFMGQEPMDASDKTLRSLALWTSDGSTQGTTKRIEVPLPEFSEPLRTLVAGPLLFFVTQVPGLGDELWRSDGTPEGTFLVRDIAPGPLGSHPRELTAMDGRLYFSAWTAEHGDELWRSDGTPEGTVLVKDIVPGPEGSAIAFLRETHGRLYFSAREPGTGHEPWRSNGAARGTSRIEDLAPGAFSSSARDFTVSGRRVFFTANVRATGAELWARDVGYTFRVASKRLRWAEEEHEASSPLARLVQDIFPGPGGEPPHAWTARGDTLYFDANDGSVGLELWRTRGTPESTSLLKDVRPGPQSSEPSDFFVLDSWVLFFADDGTHGRELWRTDGTREGTVLVKDIAPGLASSQGEGSPVVVDGVAYFNARDARHGEELWRTDGTLEGTWLVRDLAPGIDDSSPRYLTAMDSRVYFIANLPEQGWELGVSDGTVTGTRCIKDILPGPAGSFPTSLTALGSRLFFTANDGAHGEEPWVSDGSESGTQLLLDIWPGEVGSYASLFTVAGGVLFFAATDPTAGREPWLSDGTSAGTSRVRDVNPGPEGSYPLWFSALGSSVLFSAEDGTHGVELWKASTHPTQARLLKDVWPGPGSSEPRWMTSVGSRALLHADNGTLGSELWETSGTEEGTRLRQELAPGGQGAAPYFFTAADTQVFFLADDGAQGIEWWVLTRPAQTARE; this comes from the coding sequence ATGAACCTGCCCCTCGTGCCCTGCTCGCTGTGCATGACCCTCCTGGTCTCCTCGCTCTGCTGCGGCAGCGAAGGAAGCCCCGAGGCCTCGGGCGCGAAGCTCGGCGGGAGCGAGGACACGATGTCGGCGCCCTACCCCATCGACGACATCGCCGGCGGTCGACTGAGCGCGGGGCCCCATTCACTGACCGATGTGGGCGGTGTGCTCTTCTTCGCGGCCTCGGACCGGACTCGCGGCACCGAGCTCTTCAAGAGCGATGGCTCGGACGAGGGAACACGCCTCGTCCAGGACGTGCGACCGGGGCCCCTGGGCTCGGAGCCTCGCGAGCTCACGGCCCTGGGCAACACCCTCTTCTTCGTCGCGAATGACGGAGTCCACGGCGAAGAGCTGTGGCGAAGCGAGGGCAAGCCCTCCAACACACGGCTCGTCATGGACCTGCGTCCCGGCCGCAAGGGCTCTTCTCCCGAGAGCCTCACCGTGCTCGGGCAACAGCTCTTCTTCCTCGCGAACGACGGCCACTCCGGCACCGAGCTGTGGCGAACGGATGGCACTCCCGAGGGAACCACGCGGGTCAAGGACATCGACCCGGGCCCCCCCGGGGCAACCCCTTCCTTCCTCACCCCCGCGAACGGACTGCTGTACTTCTTCGTGGACCGGACCTTGTGGCGCAGCGACGGCACACCCGAGGGAACCACCGCCGTCCAGGAGATCCACGCCCCACCCGGCCTCGGCGTCCGGCCCCGCGCGCTCGCCGTCGCGGGCTCCCACCTCTTCTTCTTCATGGGCCAGGAGCCCATGGACGCTTCCGACAAGACCCTCCGCTCGCTCGCGCTGTGGACCAGTGACGGGAGCACGCAGGGCACGACGAAGCGAATCGAGGTCCCGCTGCCGGAGTTCAGCGAGCCACTTCGCACCCTCGTGGCGGGCCCGCTTCTCTTCTTCGTCACCCAGGTCCCCGGACTTGGCGACGAGCTGTGGCGCAGCGATGGCACCCCGGAGGGCACCTTCCTGGTGCGCGACATCGCCCCAGGGCCCCTGGGCTCCCATCCTCGAGAGCTCACCGCGATGGACGGACGCCTCTACTTCTCCGCCTGGACGGCCGAACACGGGGACGAGCTGTGGCGCAGCGATGGAACACCCGAGGGCACGGTGCTCGTGAAGGACATCGTCCCAGGCCCGGAGGGCTCCGCCATCGCGTTCCTTCGAGAGACTCACGGCCGCCTCTACTTCTCCGCCCGCGAGCCCGGCACGGGCCATGAGCCGTGGCGCAGCAATGGCGCCGCGCGGGGCACCTCGCGCATCGAGGACCTCGCGCCCGGGGCCTTCTCCTCCAGCGCTCGCGACTTCACCGTCAGCGGCCGGAGGGTCTTCTTCACCGCGAACGTGCGCGCCACCGGCGCGGAGCTGTGGGCCCGCGACGTGGGCTACACGTTCCGCGTGGCCTCGAAGCGCCTGCGGTGGGCCGAGGAGGAACACGAGGCCAGCTCCCCGCTCGCGCGACTCGTGCAGGACATCTTCCCCGGTCCCGGCGGAGAGCCCCCTCACGCGTGGACCGCGCGCGGCGACACGCTCTACTTCGATGCGAACGACGGCAGCGTCGGACTGGAGCTCTGGCGGACTCGAGGCACGCCCGAGAGCACGTCGCTCCTCAAGGACGTGCGCCCAGGCCCCCAGTCCTCGGAGCCCTCCGACTTCTTCGTCCTGGATTCATGGGTCCTCTTCTTCGCCGATGACGGCACCCATGGCCGCGAGCTCTGGCGAACGGATGGCACGCGTGAAGGCACCGTCCTCGTGAAGGACATCGCCCCCGGCCTCGCGAGCAGCCAGGGAGAAGGAAGCCCCGTCGTGGTGGACGGTGTCGCGTACTTCAACGCACGCGATGCCCGGCACGGCGAGGAGCTCTGGCGCACCGACGGCACCCTGGAGGGGACCTGGCTCGTCAGGGACCTCGCGCCTGGAATCGACGACAGCTCACCTCGCTACCTCACCGCCATGGACTCGCGCGTCTACTTCATCGCGAACCTTCCGGAGCAAGGCTGGGAGCTCGGCGTCAGCGACGGCACCGTCACCGGCACCCGCTGCATCAAGGACATCCTCCCCGGTCCCGCGGGCTCGTTCCCGACCTCCCTCACCGCGCTGGGCTCGCGCCTCTTCTTCACCGCCAACGACGGCGCCCACGGCGAGGAGCCCTGGGTGAGCGACGGGAGCGAGTCCGGCACGCAGCTCCTCCTCGACATCTGGCCCGGAGAGGTGGGCTCCTACGCGAGCCTCTTCACCGTCGCGGGCGGAGTCCTCTTCTTCGCGGCCACCGACCCGACGGCGGGCCGTGAGCCGTGGCTCAGCGATGGCACCTCCGCCGGGACCTCCCGTGTGCGGGATGTGAATCCAGGCCCCGAGGGTTCCTATCCGTTGTGGTTCAGCGCCCTGGGCTCCAGCGTCCTCTTCAGCGCCGAGGACGGCACCCACGGCGTCGAGCTGTGGAAGGCCAGCACCCACCCGACCCAGGCCCGCCTCCTCAAGGACGTCTGGCCGGGCCCCGGGAGCTCCGAGCCCCGGTGGATGACCTCCGTGGGCTCACGCGCGCTCCTCCACGCGGACAACGGCACGCTGGGCTCCGAGCTGTGGGAGACCTCGGGGACCGAGGAGGGAACGCGGCTGCGACAGGAGCTGGCCCCCGGTGGACAAGGCGCGGCGCCCTACTTCTTCACCGCCGCCGACACCCAGGTGTTCTTCCTCGCGGATGACGGCGCCCAGGGCATCGAGTGGTGGGTCCTGACCCGCCCCGCGCAGACGGCTCGGGAATAA